One stretch of Halapricum desulfuricans DNA includes these proteins:
- a CDS encoding PrsW family glutamic-type intramembrane protease, which translates to MTPISKYRRSILTSSSVVLFFVGSVVPAVTVTGVYIVVLNASIGSNIVAGFTEPITTKLLPAMIIVYLHQRDDFPFDVEELRSYPWLYAGLGGLSFGIVEKLAVIVNQGAEITSLLILSPWVHVLNSVLIAGLLFATPSTQRNWKFIMKLTGVILLGIVIHVFWNTLGVVWMGRILGVA; encoded by the coding sequence GTGACACCTATATCTAAATACCGAAGATCAATCCTTACATCTTCATCAGTCGTTCTCTTTTTTGTCGGCTCAGTTGTGCCAGCGGTTACTGTTACTGGCGTTTATATCGTCGTTTTAAACGCATCAATAGGATCTAATATTGTGGCCGGTTTTACCGAGCCGATAACAACTAAGCTACTTCCTGCTATGATTATCGTATATTTACACCAGCGAGATGATTTCCCATTTGACGTAGAAGAACTCCGGTCATATCCTTGGTTATACGCTGGGTTGGGTGGACTAAGCTTTGGTATTGTGGAGAAACTAGCTGTTATTGTGAATCAGGGGGCAGAGATTACATCACTATTGATTCTCTCACCTTGGGTTCATGTTTTAAACAGTGTGCTGATCGCTGGTCTGCTTTTTGCTACACCGTCTACACAGCGTAACTGGAAATTCATCATGAAGCTAACCGGGGTGATACTGCTTGGTATAGTAATCCATGTTTTTTGGAATACCCTCGGAGTTGTTTGGATGGGCCGTATTCTTGGAGTGGCTTAG
- a CDS encoding DUF7692 domain-containing protein, which produces MRIRTDGDKGHRMRTIESAADFWDCNKTRALLLSADLAPRLVPRIERVLEREDLTLEQRREIAETLSVPGTLSVEVEHQVDVEAE; this is translated from the coding sequence ATGCGAATCCGGACTGACGGTGACAAGGGCCACCGCATGCGAACGATCGAGAGTGCGGCCGACTTCTGGGACTGTAACAAGACGCGAGCGCTGCTATTGAGTGCTGATCTCGCGCCGCGGCTCGTCCCGCGGATCGAGCGCGTGCTAGAGCGCGAGGATTTGACGCTCGAGCAGCGCCGGGAGATCGCCGAGACGCTGTCGGTCCCCGGGACGCTGTCGGTCGAGGTCGAGCACCAGGTCGACGTCGAAGCCGAGTGA
- a CDS encoding type IV pilin: MKLKELFTDDDAVSPVIGVILMVAITVILAAVIASFVLGLGDTTNTTPTATLDFDDDGSTVTVVHQSGDTLEGNNLNLKLSGGDLSVNKTINTDSSYKSGDVIGSVDYKNADSGETIRVVWESDGGDSSSTIGSYEIP, from the coding sequence ATGAAACTGAAAGAACTCTTCACCGACGACGACGCGGTAAGTCCGGTGATCGGCGTGATTCTGATGGTCGCGATCACGGTGATCCTGGCGGCCGTCATCGCGTCGTTCGTGCTCGGACTGGGCGATACAACGAACACGACACCGACGGCGACGCTCGACTTTGATGACGATGGGTCAACAGTAACTGTCGTCCACCAAAGTGGTGATACGCTCGAAGGTAACAATCTCAATTTGAAACTTAGCGGTGGCGACCTCTCCGTGAACAAGACTATTAACACGGATTCGTCGTACAAATCCGGTGATGTGATCGGCTCAGTAGACTATAAGAATGCCGATAGCGGTGAGACGATCCGTGTCGTCTGGGAGTCGGACGGTGGCGACTCCTCAAGCACGATCGGCTCTTACGAGATTCCGTAA